The following nucleotide sequence is from Syntrophus gentianae.
TCCTCCTCCTTCTTGTACGGGAAGATCTTCCCCAGCGCGGTCATCACCAGGCTCATGATCCACAGGGTCAGAATGGTCCCCCCCATCCCGCAGACCAGCATCGTGACGCCAAAGGTCACATTATCCATCTGCATAAAAACACCTCCTAAAAAATATTATTCCAGCTTTCCAGCCGGCATACTGCCCGTATGAAAAGGAAAAAAATAATGGCACGGCCTGTTCATCCCACCGGGGATCCGATGAGCAAACGAAGAATCAAGAAAAACAATCACCAAGGGTACCCGTAGGTCACGATTAGCGAAGAACAGGGGAAAAGAGAAGATAAAAAGAATATAATAAAAGTATAAGCAAAATACTTATACTATGGAAGGGAGAGGAGGTGAGTGCGCAGGTTGGTTTTTTTCTTGTTAAGACCGAGTTTTTTGCGGATATGATTCCGATGGAGGGCGACCGCCCCGGAACAGACATTCATCAGTTCCGCGATTTCCTTGGTTGTTTTTCCATCCTTGATCAGAGAAGCCACCTGAATCTCTCGGGGGGTAAGATTCAGGGAAGTGGATGTTAATTTCATCAGAAAGGATGAGATGACTTCATTGAGGTGGGATTCCATGATACTCATGTAATTCGCCTGGGTGGCATCGAGAGCTGTCATTTTCAATTTATCCACGTAGGGAAGAACCATGCTTTTCACATTGGAAAGCACCTTTTCTTCAAGTTCATTTTTATCATCCTCCCTTTTCTTTAGGAGCACCGTAAGCGCCGTATTCAGTTCCTCAAGGTTTCGAGTTTTGATCTCCAATTCCGCATTGACCTTTTTAAGATCCGCCGTTCTTTCCTGAACACGGGCCTCCAGTTCTTCCAACGTCCTCTGCAGAAGCGCCTCTGCATATTTACGCTGGGTAATGTCGTTGTTGATTTCCAGGATGGCCAGGGGTTTTTCCTGATCGTTGCGTCGCAGGGCCCAGCGGCTTTCCACCAGGACCGGACTGCCGTCCCGCTGGGTCTGTGCCAGTTCACCTTCCCAGCGTCCCCGAATTACCAGATGTTCTTCGATTTCCTCCAGGCTCTTCGGGAAACGGGTCTTGAGCAGGGAATGGATATTTTTTCCCAGGACCTCCTCGCGACTCCAGCCGTATTTCTCCTCTGCTCCTTGATTCCAGAACAGAATGCGGTGCCTCATGTCCAGAACCATGATCATATCCTCCGCCAGATCGAGCAACTCCGCCTGTTCACGGAGGGCTTCAGACTGCTTTTTCAGGATCTCGGCAGCAGCCTGATCCACCAGTTGGCCGGAATTCTCCTCGCCGTAGAATTGCTGATACAACGCATCATATTCCGTGATTTTTTCCTGACTCTTTCTTTTATCCTCAGCCATGCCTTATCTCCACGATTGAATGCCGAAACACGCCTTCGATCCCCAGACCAAAAACTACACGTTTTGTCATAAGACAAATTGTTCCTGTATATTAAAGAATTCAATATTGAAACTCAAAACAAACAGTCAGGAGTTCCCCCCGTAAACGGCTTATTGCTTGATCATTTGGAAAAAGTCCTTTATATGTGAAATAGGTTGTAGTAAAAGATTATGCTTTTTTGAAAAGCAGACAAAGACTCAGAGGGAGGAAAGCATGGCAATCTTGACCATTTCCAAGGAATTCGGCAGCGGTGGCACACAGATCGGACAGTCTGTCGCGAAACTTCTCAACTATGAATACATTCCCCTCAAACAAATTCATGCGGATGCCAAGCAGACGGGAAAGCAATGGGAGCGGGCCGCTGAAGATTATGCCGGTGGCGCCTCCTCTCTGTGGGAACGATTCGACTGGTCCTTCATGGGCTTTGTTGCCCTGAGTCAAAGCTTTATCTTCAAGTACGCCATGAAGGACAACGTGGTCATCATGGCCCGTGGTGGAAACGTCCTGATGCGTGACATTCCTTATTGCCTGAGAGTAAGGGTCACAGCTCCTTTTGAAAAACGGGTTGAAACCGTCGCTATGCGGGAAGACATCTCCAAGGATCTGGCCCGTCTGATCGTAAAGAAGGCAGACCGGGAACTGACCAGCGCTCTGAATCAGATGTACGGCGACGAATGGGATGATCCGGCAACCTTTGACTTCATTTTCAACACCGCACAGCAGAGCCTGGACGATGTGGCCAATGCGGTGAAGGACGCCTGCCTCAAGAAGGATGTTTTCAAAACGGATGAAGCGGTGAAAGCGCTGCAGTTAAAAGCCAAGGCTTACGAAGTCAAGGCCGGCATTGCCACAGATCCGCATTTGCTTGTCCCCACTCTTGAAGTTGTCCCCCAGGGGGGAGGCCTCGTGGTTCGCGGCGTGGTTTCCAGTACGAAGGAGTACCACGGCGTCCAGGAAGAAGCGACCCGGTTGGCCGGATCTGTTCCGGTAACCTTCGATCTCCATTTCCGGGGGGAATTCAGGCGATAGCCGCAAAGATTCCTTGAAAAACTTGCCGCCCCATGACAGATCGCCGCGCAAGAATGGATTTCCATGGGGCCTGACAGATAAGGGCCAGGCCTTTCAACCCCAAAGCGGGAGGGAAGGCCGGCCCTCACCATCGCTTTAAAAGAAAGATTCGAAGGGGACTTGCGAATAAGGCTGCCTTTGAAATTTCCCTTTCGAAACGATTTTCAAAAATCAGAATCATTATTCAAACCCTGATGGATACTGAGGAAGAGGGGTTAAAATCCCCCGCTGCCCCGCAGCCGTGATGGGAACGAACGCCAGAGAAAGCCACTGTCGGAAACAAATTCCGATGGGAAGGCTGGTCAGTAGGTCGCCCAAAGCCGGAAGACCGATCCATCGGTAAGACTCGTGGGAGTTGGATCATGCAGACATTTTCATATTTTCCGTCCGTCCTTTCCTTTATCGGAAAAACACCTATTCTCCTTAAATTGCAATAAGTTCTTATTGGTAACCCCTCGCGGCGGTTCGGCAAAGACACGAATCCGGAAACCAATTGAGGGGAGGGAGGATATCGGATTTTTATGACAGAATCAGTTGTCACCTTCAAGAAAGTGATCGAAGTGAGTCTGCTGCTCTTTTGGATCCTGCTGGCGGTCGCGGCGGTCTCTCTCCTTTGCGGTCCGGCGGAAACCGGATTGCTTGCGGATATACGCGAGGGGTTGAGGAGCGGGCGTTTTCCGGTACTTACGTTAAAACCGGAGGATGTGACCATCCTGTTCTCCCTGCGCCTTCCCCGGATTCTCTTCGCCGGGCTCGTTGGGGCATCGCTGTCTGTCGCCGGTGTTATCTTTCAGGCTCTGCTTCGCAATCCCCTGGCCGACCCCTACATCCTGGGGATATCGGGGGGCTCCGCCCTGGGAGCAATTATCGGAATCTGCACCGGCCTGGGTTCTCTTCCCCTGGGCGTTCCACTGCCGGCCTTTCTGGGGGCCGCCGTCACGGTGTTCCTCGTCCTTGCGGCCGGTGGCCCGGAGAGGGGCTTTTCATCCGGAACCATGCTGCTGGCCGGTGTGATCGTGAATGCCTTTTTCTCCGCCCTCATCATGCTGGCCCTTGCACTCAGCAGTTCCACCGATCTCCAGAAAATCACCTTCTGGCTCATGGGAAATCTCAGTCTGGCCGGTTATTCCGAAATCCTGCTGACAGGACTGATCCTTCTGGCCGGCTTTTCCGTTGCCACACTCCACGCCCGCTCGATCAATCTGATGACCCTGGGTGAGGAAACAGCTCTCCATCTGGGCGTCAACCTGGGAAGGGCCCGGATTCTTCTTTTGATCTCCGGATCACTCCTGACGGCTGTGGCCGTGGCGTTCAGCGGCACAGTGGGCTTTGTGGGACTGATCATCCCTCACCTGATGCGGATGCTCCTGGGAGCGGATCACCGGCTCCTCCTTCCCGCATCCCTTCTCGTCGGTGCCTCCTTTTTGATCGCGGCGGACACCCTGGCCAGATCCGTCATCCCCGACATGGAACTGCCCGTGGGCGTGGTGACCGCCCTTTGCGGGTCCCCATATTTTCTTTATCTGTTGCGGAAAGGACGGTTTTCATCATGGTCCTTCTGAATCTCAAAAACGTCTCTTTTCGCTATGACGCCAATTGGGTTCTTCGAGACCTCTCCTGCGACGTGGCGCAGGGAGAATTTCTGGGGATTATCGGGCCCAACGGCTCGGGGAAAACCACACTGCTGCGAATCTGCAGTGGAATTCTTGTTCCCGGCCGGGGAATGGTGGCCCTTGAGGGAAGGGATATCCGGAACATTCCGAGAAAGGCCCTGGCCAGGACGATGGCCTTTGTGGCTCAGGATTCCCCGGAACTTTTCCATTTCAAGGTAAATGAATGTGTTCTCATGGGCCGGGCGCCCCATCTGGGACGTCTGCAATTCGAAAAGGAGCGGGACTTTGCCATCACCCGACAGGCCATGGAGGCGACAGGCACCCTTCTCCTGGCCTCCCGGAATCTGGCAGATCTGAGCGGCGGAGAGAAAAAGCGGGTCCATATCGCCCGGGCACTGGCCCAGGAGCCGGAGATCCTCTTCCTTGACGAGTCCACGGCCTATCTGGACATGAAACACGCTACCGCCATTTTCGACCTGCTGAAAGCCCTGAACAGGGACCAGGGCCTGACGGTGATCATCGTGACCCACGACATCAACACGGCGGCTCTCTATTGCGACCGGCTCCTGATGATGCACCAGGGGAGCATTTTTGCAGAGGGACGCCCGGAAGAAATCATTACGGAAGCCAACATCCGGGAGGTGTACGAAACCCGGGTAACGATCGACCGCAATCCGGAAAACGGATTGCCGCGGATCTCATTATTGCCACAAAGTCTGTCAGATCCAAGGAAGCCGGTAAAAGCCGGCGCTGCCCCGCAACTGTAAACGGCACAAAATCCACGGGATGCCACTGAATTTCTCCGCAAATTCGGGAAGGCGTGGGAAATAGGCCAAGCCGTGAGCCAGGAGACTTATCTGACGGATCAAATAACTTGATTCCCGAGGGGGAAAGGAGATGGGCATGCATCACATATCTGCAGCAATTTTATCTGGGTTATTGATGGGCTGGGTATTTTTCTGCCCGCCGGTTCACAGTCAGGAAGCAAAGGGCACCGTGCCGATGGAAGAAATTGTCGTCACGGCAACGAGGGATACGGAAGAAATCCGTTCAGTGCCGGCCAACGTCAGCGTCATTACAGCCAAGGATATCGAGGAATCAGGAGCCACCAGCCTCGTGGAGGTTTTACAGAAGCTTGAAGGCATCCAGGTCCGGACGTACAGCGGCAACCCATCCCAGGCCACCATTGACCTCCGGGGCTTTGGCGGAGACAACCCTTCCGGTAAAACCCTGGTTCTGCTGGATGGCAAACGGCTGAACAATCCGGACATGAACGCCGTCAATTGGCTTCAGATTTCTCTCAGCAATATCGAAAAGGTCGAGGTCACCCGAGGCGCCGGAAGCGTCCTTTACGGGGATTCAGCCATCGCCGGGGTGATCAACATCATCACGAAGAAGGGGGAGGGGAAGCCCGAAGTCTCCGCTTCGGTCATCGGAGGCAGTTACGGTCTTCACGCCGAGCAGGTGGGGATTCGCGGCTCGGAAGGGAAGGTTTCCTACGCCCTGAACGGGGAGAATTCAGGGATGCAGGGTTACCGGGATCGATCGAAGTATACTGCGCGGGGAGCGGGTCTCAATCTGGGCTACTCGGGCAGTGAGGTCTGGAACGCCTCTTTCGCCTTATCTTATAACCGTACGGACTTCGAGTTGCCCGGTTCCCTCACCAAGGCCCAATACGAAGCGGACCGGCGACAGTCCGGCAACCCCGATGACGACGGAAAGAATCAAGACTTCCATACAAATCTAGGCCTGGAAGCCCACTTCGGCGATGCAGGGAGCTTCTCCATCCAGTTCCTCTACGGCGCCAAGGAGATCACCGCCAACTATCGGTCCATGTTTTCCTTCGCCAAGGTAAATCTGGACTCCTACGGGATCACGCCGCGCTATGTCCTGGAAAGGGATCTTTTCAACCACAAAAATAAACTCCTCTTCGGACTGGACTATTATGATGAAGAGCTGGATAAGGACGGCTTTCTGGATCGGGAACAGCATTCACGGATCAACACCGCCGAATTGTCCCGGAAAAGCCTTGGGTTTTATGCCCGTAATGAACTGTACGTCCGGGAGGATCTGATCCTGGCCCTCGGTTATCGAACGGAAAGGGCCAAAATTGAGGGAACGGAAAAGTTGACGGACGGAACGAAGGTCTTCGATGACGAGAAGACACATAAGGCTGAGGCTTTCGAATCGGCCCTGACATGGATGATCGGGAAAAAATCGAAGGTCTTTGCCAAGTATGCCACGGTGTTCCGCTACCCCTTCCTCGATGAACAGGCATCCTACTATTATGCCCCGTATGACTTCAATACGGATCTCGACAAGGAAAAAGGCAAGACCTACGAAGTTGGCACTAATCTGTTTCCCTTCCCCAATCTCTCCCTGGATCTGACCCTGTACCGGATCGATATGGAAGACGAAATCGCCCCGGATGCCAACTGGGTCAATCAGAATCTGGACAAAACCCGCCACGAGGGCATCGAACTGGGCGCCTCCTATCTCTGGGAGAAGGTGGCCAAGGTGTACGGACAGATGTCTTTCCGCAACTCGGAATTCCGCAACGGAGAAAATTCCGGAAAGGATGTGCCACTGGTATCCAAAATACTGGGCAACGCCGGGGTTATTTTCTACCTTCCCTACAACCTGGAGCTGAACCCGGAGATCCGGTACGTCGGAGAGGCCTATCAAGGCGGGGACTTCAGCAACAGTGAAGAGAAGATTGACGATTATACCCTCTGCAATCTTTTCCTCTATTACCGGCCGGAACTGAAGACGCTGAAACTCTCCGTCTTCGCCGGCGTGGAAAATCTCACCGACGAGAAATCGGCCCTGATCTATTACAACGGCTACTATCCGCTGCCGGGAATAACCATGAAGGGCGGGATATCCCTGAAGTTTTAATTTGTTCGGATAGAGTTGGGAAAACCGGATTCAAAAGGGGAGAAGAAATGATTGGCCACCGGGCAGCAAAAGGAATGTTCCATGTCGCATCCATCCTGATGCTTCTGGCGGTTTTTTCCCCTGCCCAGGCAGGCACGGTGGTGGATGAAGCGGGAAGGCGCGTCTTCGTTCCCGCCTCCCCCCGGAGAATCGTTGCTCTGGCGCCCGACATCTCGGAGATTCTTTTTGCCCTGGGGCTGGAGAAGGAGATCGTGGGCGTCTCCCAATTCAGTGATTATCCCCCGGCGGCGAAGGCCAAACCGAAGGTGGGAAGTTATGTGCATCTCTCCCTGGAGCGAATCCTCGCCCTTTCCCCGGACCTGGTGATCGGGACCACCAATGGGAATCGGAGGGAAGCCGTAAACAAGCTGGAGAAGGCCGGACTGGCGGTCTACGTGACGAATCCGCAGAGATTCTCCGACATTTATCAAACCACCCTGAATCTCGGCAGGATCACCGGACGGGAAGCCGCTGCCCGGCAACTGGTCGACACCATGAAAAAAAGGGCGGAGCGGATCATATCCCTGACGGCTTCCTGCCCAAAACCGAAAGTCTTTGTCCAGATCGATTCGAATCCCCTGGTTTCCGTGGGCCGGAATACCATTTATTCGGAATTGATCGCCATGGCCGGGGGGCAGAATATTGCGGCCCACGCCTTCGGGAAATATCCCCGCTACAGCATGGAATCCCTGATTTCGGAAAAACCCGAGGTCATCCTGTTGTCTTCCATGAGAGGTAAAGCCTTCCAGAAAGCAGACCTGGTATCCTGGAGCCGCTGGAAGGACATCCCGGCCGTGCGGAATTCGCGGATATATGTTGTGAACGCCGACCTGACGGATCGCTTTTCCCCGAGGATCGTTCAGGGACTGGAGGAGATCGCCCGGATTCTTCACCCCGAACGGATGGAGTCGCAGGGACAGCAGGCAAAATCAGGCCGGAAGAAGTGAGTCGAGCGATGATGAAACAGGACCAGACGATTTCCATTCCACATCTCTTCTGGAAACCCACCATGCCGACCATCCCCGGAAAAGACTTCCTCTATGCCGGGATGGCATCTCTTGTGGTGCACGGCTTGGCGATCCTGCTGGTCATCGCGGCCGGCGAGCCGTTCCCCGTTCCGGCAAGGATGGAACCCTCACCGGAACTGAAAGTTTCTCTGGTCGCCTTTTCGCCCTCCTTTCCTTCCCAGGCTTCGTCATCAAGCGTTCAGGGGGAAAAGTCAAAATCCGCTGGCGGGGGGAAGAAAAGGGAAAGCATCTCGATACAAGCTCCGCCGGAAAATTCGGCAGCAGGCGGACAGGCATCCGGAAGTCAGGCACGGAAAAAACCAGGAGAAACGCTTCTTTTCCCCGATCCGATAGAAGCGGAGAAAAGAGTCCCCGTTCAGGAAAAAAAGATTTCAGCGCCGGCAGGTTCCGATCTGCAAACGGAAAAAATCGGGGCTGCCCCGCCTGCATCGTTTATGGAAGCTGGAAAGGGGCAGGGAAAAGAGGCGCTGGCCTCCGGTCACGGGCTTCAGAAAAGCGGCGGGCCGGCCGGTGAAGTCGGCCGGACTTCCACCTTGACCGTTTCCCGTTATAAGCACACCCCTCCCCCCCTCTACCCGCAGGCAGCCCGACAGAAGGGATACGAAGGATTGGTTCTGATCTCCGTGGAGATCCTGGAAAATGGCACGCCAGGGCAACTGCTGGTCAAAAAGTCATCAGGATATGCAATCCTGGATCAGGCCGCCCTTTCAGCGGTGCGGAAATGGAAATTTGTCCCGGCAGAGAAGAATGATCTTCGAATCCGTTCCTGGGGGGATGTCCCCATCCGCTTTGTTCTTCAGGATGGCCGCTGAAGGGCGGCAGGGGTGTCTCTCCTTTTCCCGGGAAGACAAATTTACCAAGGGAAATCCGTCATTTTTCTTGACTTATCAGACCTGTTGCCGTTAAAGAGCCCCCTGAGCCCACCGGCTATTCCGGACAATCCATGAAGACAAAGTCCCTCACCTTTATCAAATCTTACGGATTCAGCCTCCTGCTGCTCCTTTCCATTTCGATCGGATCCGGACTGGGGCTATTCCTCAAAAAGGATGCGGCCCTCCTCAAACCCCTGGGCGATATCTTCCTCAATCTCCTCTTCACCTCTCTGGTTCCCCTCGTGTTTTTTTCCATCTCCTCGGCGGTG
It contains:
- a CDS encoding cytidylate kinase-like family protein, giving the protein MAILTISKEFGSGGTQIGQSVAKLLNYEYIPLKQIHADAKQTGKQWERAAEDYAGGASSLWERFDWSFMGFVALSQSFIFKYAMKDNVVIMARGGNVLMRDIPYCLRVRVTAPFEKRVETVAMREDISKDLARLIVKKADRELTSALNQMYGDEWDDPATFDFIFNTAQQSLDDVANAVKDACLKKDVFKTDEAVKALQLKAKAYEVKAGIATDPHLLVPTLEVVPQGGGLVVRGVVSSTKEYHGVQEEATRLAGSVPVTFDLHFRGEFRR
- a CDS encoding FecCD family ABC transporter permease; its protein translation is MTESVVTFKKVIEVSLLLFWILLAVAAVSLLCGPAETGLLADIREGLRSGRFPVLTLKPEDVTILFSLRLPRILFAGLVGASLSVAGVIFQALLRNPLADPYILGISGGSALGAIIGICTGLGSLPLGVPLPAFLGAAVTVFLVLAAGGPERGFSSGTMLLAGVIVNAFFSALIMLALALSSSTDLQKITFWLMGNLSLAGYSEILLTGLILLAGFSVATLHARSINLMTLGEETALHLGVNLGRARILLLISGSLLTAVAVAFSGTVGFVGLIIPHLMRMLLGADHRLLLPASLLVGASFLIAADTLARSVIPDMELPVGVVTALCGSPYFLYLLRKGRFSSWSF
- a CDS encoding TonB-dependent receptor yields the protein MHHISAAILSGLLMGWVFFCPPVHSQEAKGTVPMEEIVVTATRDTEEIRSVPANVSVITAKDIEESGATSLVEVLQKLEGIQVRTYSGNPSQATIDLRGFGGDNPSGKTLVLLDGKRLNNPDMNAVNWLQISLSNIEKVEVTRGAGSVLYGDSAIAGVINIITKKGEGKPEVSASVIGGSYGLHAEQVGIRGSEGKVSYALNGENSGMQGYRDRSKYTARGAGLNLGYSGSEVWNASFALSYNRTDFELPGSLTKAQYEADRRQSGNPDDDGKNQDFHTNLGLEAHFGDAGSFSIQFLYGAKEITANYRSMFSFAKVNLDSYGITPRYVLERDLFNHKNKLLFGLDYYDEELDKDGFLDREQHSRINTAELSRKSLGFYARNELYVREDLILALGYRTERAKIEGTEKLTDGTKVFDDEKTHKAEAFESALTWMIGKKSKVFAKYATVFRYPFLDEQASYYYAPYDFNTDLDKEKGKTYEVGTNLFPFPNLSLDLTLYRIDMEDEIAPDANWVNQNLDKTRHEGIELGASYLWEKVAKVYGQMSFRNSEFRNGENSGKDVPLVSKILGNAGVIFYLPYNLELNPEIRYVGEAYQGGDFSNSEEKIDDYTLCNLFLYYRPELKTLKLSVFAGVENLTDEKSALIYYNGYYPLPGITMKGGISLKF
- a CDS encoding energy transducer TonB; this translates as MMKQDQTISIPHLFWKPTMPTIPGKDFLYAGMASLVVHGLAILLVIAAGEPFPVPARMEPSPELKVSLVAFSPSFPSQASSSSVQGEKSKSAGGGKKRESISIQAPPENSAAGGQASGSQARKKPGETLLFPDPIEAEKRVPVQEKKISAPAGSDLQTEKIGAAPPASFMEAGKGQGKEALASGHGLQKSGGPAGEVGRTSTLTVSRYKHTPPPLYPQAARQKGYEGLVLISVEILENGTPGQLLVKKSSGYAILDQAALSAVRKWKFVPAEKNDLRIRSWGDVPIRFVLQDGR
- a CDS encoding ABC transporter substrate-binding protein codes for the protein MIGHRAAKGMFHVASILMLLAVFSPAQAGTVVDEAGRRVFVPASPRRIVALAPDISEILFALGLEKEIVGVSQFSDYPPAAKAKPKVGSYVHLSLERILALSPDLVIGTTNGNRREAVNKLEKAGLAVYVTNPQRFSDIYQTTLNLGRITGREAAARQLVDTMKKRAERIISLTASCPKPKVFVQIDSNPLVSVGRNTIYSELIAMAGGQNIAAHAFGKYPRYSMESLISEKPEVILLSSMRGKAFQKADLVSWSRWKDIPAVRNSRIYVVNADLTDRFSPRIVQGLEEIARILHPERMESQGQQAKSGRKK
- a CDS encoding OadG-related small transporter subunit, with amino-acid sequence MQMDNVTFGVTMLVCGMGGTILTLWIMSLVMTALGKIFPYKKEED
- a CDS encoding LuxR family transcriptional regulator encodes the protein MAEDKRKSQEKITEYDALYQQFYGEENSGQLVDQAAAEILKKQSEALREQAELLDLAEDMIMVLDMRHRILFWNQGAEEKYGWSREEVLGKNIHSLLKTRFPKSLEEIEEHLVIRGRWEGELAQTQRDGSPVLVESRWALRRNDQEKPLAILEINNDITQRKYAEALLQRTLEELEARVQERTADLKKVNAELEIKTRNLEELNTALTVLLKKREDDKNELEEKVLSNVKSMVLPYVDKLKMTALDATQANYMSIMESHLNEVISSFLMKLTSTSLNLTPREIQVASLIKDGKTTKEIAELMNVCSGAVALHRNHIRKKLGLNKKKTNLRTHLLSLP